The following coding sequences are from one Epinephelus fuscoguttatus linkage group LG7, E.fuscoguttatus.final_Chr_v1 window:
- the ubxn10 gene encoding UBX domain-containing protein 10, which translates to MQGRTFWLSMHLTRPKSSKGRSRPAMSSSTSPHPGAGDSTQRPPVSPDSAVYSRPDRNLRSQSQPTMWQAGQLSQEQVVQMLQHAPAAPPLSLNKYKVLPSIGRRRSEVGPGGSLDKEMSMLSLSDDVILQHRHRHEEPDPSTVKDCEVDQRAKPPDPGPVMTTEAGASGSLLLAVRAPCGRRFQQHFEPTDTLLMVRASAELRYGVQYGDASIETMDMPRRTFTDLDMTLAQCGILNRSVLCISQNEQE; encoded by the coding sequence ATGCAAGGAAGGACCTTCTGGTTATCGATGCATCTAACAAGACCAAAGTCCTCCAAGGGGCGGAGCAGACCGGCTAtgagctcctccacctctccacaTCCAGGTGCCGGTGACAGCACCCAGAGGCCACCCGTGTCTCCAGACTCTGCCGTGTACAGCAGGCCGGACAGAAACCTGCGCTCCCAGTCCCAGCCCACCATGTGGCAGGCCGGCCAGCTGAGCCAGGAGCAGGTGGTGCAGATGCTGCAGCACGCCCCCGCTGCTCCACCACTGTCCCTAAACAAGTACAAGGTGCTTCCGTCTATAGGGAGGAGGCGGTCAGAGGTGGGTCCTGGGGGCAGCCTGGACAAAGAGATGTCCATGCTCAGcctgtctgatgatgtcatcctgcAGCACAGGCACAGACACGAGGAGCCAGATCCCTCCACAGTGAAGGACTGTGAGGTGGACCAGAGGGCCAAGCCTCCTGACCCAGGACCAGTAATGACCACAGAAGCTGGTGCCTCTGGCAGTTTGCTCCTCGCTGTCAGAGCTCCATGTGGCAGGAGGTTCCAGCAGCACTTTGAGCCCACAGACACTCTGCTGATGGTGAGAGCCAGCGCAGAGCTCAGGTATGGAGTCCAGTATGGAGATGCATCCATTGAGACCATGGACATGCCACGCAGGACCTTCACAGACTTGGATATGACGCTGGCTCAATGTGGCATCTTGAACAGATCGGTGCTGTGCATCTCTCAGAATGAGCAGGAGTGA
- the LOC125892312 gene encoding ceramide-1-phosphate transfer protein → MAAPEEDHKFCFQEVLDTFKLCLSENKEVYVEHYVAGWRGLVKFLNSLGSVFGFISKDAVNKIKILVALLEGENGSHYATVQSMVKYELDNNLVDLTKRGSHPESGCRTLLRLHRALRWLELFLERLRTSSEDSKTSVMCSEAYNESLSQHHPWVVRTAAGMAFCVLPGRPAFFEVMNVGPPEKVVAMLGEALPLISEVYQITEELYAQHNLLDLP, encoded by the exons ATGGCTGCTCCTGAAGAAGACCATAAATTCTGTTTTCAGGAGGTGCTCGATACTTTCAAGTTGTGTCTGTCCGAGAATAAAGAAGTCTATGTTGAACACTACGTTGCTGGGTGGCGTGGTCTTGTAAA GTTTCTGAACTCCCTGGGAAGTGTGTTCGGCTTCATTTCCAAGGATGCTGTCAACAAGATCAAGATCCTGGTCGCTCTCCTGGAAGGTGAGAACGGGTCTCACTACGCCACCGTCCAGTCAATGGTCAAATATGAGCTGGACAACAACCTGGTGGACCTGACCAAGAGAGGCAGCCACCCAGAGTCCGGCTGCCGCACTCTGCTGAGGCTCCACCGTGCCCTGAGGTGGCTGGAGCTCTTCCTGGAGCGCCTCCGCACCAGCAGCGAGGACAGCAAGACTTCTGTCATGTGTTCAGAAGCCTACAATGAGTCTCTCTCCCAGCACCACCCTTGGGTGGTGCGTACAGCTGCGGGCATGGCGTTCTGCGTGCTCCCAGGGCGTCCTGCTTTCTTTGAAGTGATGAACGTGGGCCCTCCGGAGAAGGTGGTGGCCATGCTGGGGGAGGCTCTACCTCTAATCTCTGAGGTGTACCAGATCACTGAGGAACTTTACGCTCAGCACAACCTGCTCGACTTACCATAG